Proteins co-encoded in one Methylobacterium sp. WL1 genomic window:
- a CDS encoding alpha-E domain-containing protein — protein sequence MLSRTADNLFWLSRYVERADFVARILDAAHRLASLPTSYGGGETNEWESALASAGDPDLFKPHYSVVNADTVCDFLAFSPHNPSSIRSCIESARENARSVRTALTTEMWDAINGAWLELRNYAGKELSRDEFSRFLDWVKTVSLTFDGSAFRTMLRNDAFWFTRLGTAIERADNTARILDVKYQILLPQNETVGGSLDYFQWTTILREVSAFNAYHWVYRESVKPLLVADLLMLNKQMPRSFANCYSVIVEYLDLVADAYGRRGPSQRLAGNMLAKLDSEDIDRVFNSGLHEFVEAFIVENNKVGEAIAKQYLVG from the coding sequence ATGCTCTCCAGGACTGCCGACAACCTCTTCTGGCTCTCGCGTTACGTGGAGCGCGCCGACTTCGTCGCGCGCATCCTCGACGCGGCGCACCGGCTCGCCTCGCTGCCGACCAGCTATGGTGGCGGCGAGACCAACGAGTGGGAATCCGCCCTCGCCTCGGCCGGTGATCCGGACCTGTTCAAGCCGCATTACAGTGTCGTGAATGCCGACACGGTCTGCGACTTCCTGGCCTTCAGCCCGCACAATCCTTCGTCGATCCGCTCCTGCATCGAATCGGCCCGCGAGAACGCCCGCTCGGTGCGCACCGCGCTCACCACCGAGATGTGGGACGCGATCAACGGCGCCTGGCTGGAGCTGCGCAACTACGCCGGCAAGGAGCTCAGCCGCGACGAGTTCAGCCGCTTCCTCGACTGGGTGAAGACTGTCTCGCTGACCTTCGACGGCTCGGCCTTCCGCACCATGCTGCGCAACGACGCGTTCTGGTTCACCCGACTCGGCACGGCGATCGAGCGGGCCGACAACACCGCCCGCATCCTCGACGTGAAGTACCAGATCCTGCTGCCGCAGAACGAGACGGTCGGCGGCAGCCTCGACTACTTCCAATGGACCACGATCCTGCGCGAGGTGTCGGCCTTCAACGCCTATCACTGGGTCTATCGCGAGAGCGTCAAGCCGCTGCTGGTGGCGGACCTCCTGATGCTGAACAAGCAGATGCCGCGCTCCTTTGCCAATTGTTACAGCGTGATCGTCGAGTATCTCGACCTCGTCGCCGACGCCTACGGCCGCCGCGGCCCGAGCCAGCGTCTGGCCGGGAACATGCTGGCTAAGCTCGACAGCGAGGATATCGACCGCGTGTTCAACTCCGGGCTCCACGAGTTCGTCGAGGCGTTCATCGTGGAGAACAACAAGGTGGGCGAAGCCATCGCGAAGCAGTATCTGGTCGGGTAG
- a CDS encoding thiamine phosphate synthase, with product MRPLPSRLLAVTDRHGHARPLADTVQAALDGGVRWIWFRDRDLDPEARRSLGASIAARVRAAGAFLTVGGDIALAEALGADGVHLGGGTGPEWITAARAALGPNALIGISAHAPVEVEAAAGAGADYVTLSPIFPTASKPGYGPALGPEGIAAARRAGLPIVALGGVTPERIPLCQDAGAAGVAVMGTLMRAAGPMAAARRILAAWDGCQP from the coding sequence GTGAGACCGCTGCCGTCGCGGCTGCTGGCAGTGACGGACCGGCACGGGCACGCCCGGCCCCTGGCCGACACCGTGCAGGCGGCGCTCGACGGCGGCGTCCGCTGGATCTGGTTCCGCGACCGCGACCTCGACCCGGAGGCGCGGCGCAGCCTCGGCGCCAGCATCGCCGCCAGGGTCCGTGCGGCGGGCGCGTTCCTCACGGTCGGCGGTGACATCGCCCTGGCTGAAGCACTCGGGGCGGACGGCGTGCATCTCGGTGGCGGCACCGGGCCGGAATGGATCACGGCGGCCCGCGCGGCCCTCGGACCGAATGCGCTGATCGGGATCTCGGCCCACGCACCCGTGGAAGTCGAGGCAGCCGCCGGGGCCGGCGCCGACTATGTCACCCTGAGCCCCATCTTCCCCACCGCCAGCAAGCCCGGCTACGGCCCGGCCCTCGGTCCGGAGGGCATAGCGGCGGCCCGTCGTGCCGGCCTGCCGATCGTCGCCCTCGGTGGCGTCACGCCGGAGCGCATCCCGCTCTGCCAGGATGCGGGTGCAGCCGGGGTCGCCGTGATGGGCACGCTGATGCGCGCCGCCGGGCCCATGGCCGCCGCCCGTCGCATCCTGGCGGCCTGGGACGGGTGCCAGCCCTAA
- the thiO gene encoding glycine oxidase ThiO — protein MTLAFDRPVSPIGRRRLPGGFAAQASLPARADVAVVGGGLIGLSIAWRLARAGRAVVVIERDTIGAGASLAATGMLAPAAEHEPGSDPLLPLALESLRLWPGFRDALEAETGLPIDYRADGTVVVAIGRDEVERLRFRYDLQRRSGLDAAWLPGTEVRRLEPALRPAVTAGIHCPLDHQVDPRLVMAALAEACRRAGVTLVEGLAVSGLDWSGGTVTGIRAGDEAVTADTVVLASGAWSGEGGLLPEHLALPVRPLKGQSMALRTTARTGTLSRMIWTEQVHMAPKSDGQLIVGATVEDCGFRSGITAGGLFALLEGARRVLPGIEEMEVEAVWGGYRPTSDDDAPIIDTLAPGLLVATGHHRNGYLLAPVTAEAVAELVTRGALPEIAQPFTRARFDRREPTRASA, from the coding sequence ATGACTTTGGCTTTTGACCGCCCCGTTTCGCCGATCGGACGCCGCCGCCTCCCGGGCGGCTTCGCCGCGCAGGCCTCGCTGCCGGCGCGTGCCGATGTCGCCGTCGTCGGCGGCGGGTTGATCGGCCTGTCGATCGCCTGGCGGCTCGCACGCGCCGGCCGCGCGGTGGTCGTCATCGAGCGCGACACGATCGGCGCGGGTGCGAGCCTGGCCGCCACCGGCATGCTGGCCCCGGCCGCCGAGCACGAGCCGGGCTCCGATCCGCTGCTGCCCCTCGCCCTCGAATCGCTCCGGCTCTGGCCGGGGTTCCGCGACGCCCTCGAAGCCGAGACCGGCCTGCCGATCGATTATCGCGCGGACGGGACCGTCGTGGTCGCCATCGGCCGCGACGAGGTCGAGCGCCTGCGCTTCCGCTACGACCTGCAGCGCCGCTCGGGCCTCGACGCCGCGTGGCTCCCGGGCACCGAGGTGCGGCGCCTTGAGCCCGCCCTGCGGCCGGCCGTCACCGCCGGAATCCATTGCCCACTGGATCACCAGGTCGATCCCCGCCTCGTTATGGCGGCACTGGCCGAAGCCTGTCGGCGTGCCGGCGTGACGCTGGTCGAGGGCCTGGCGGTGAGCGGGCTCGACTGGTCCGGCGGAACGGTGACCGGCATCCGGGCCGGCGACGAGGCCGTGACGGCCGATACCGTCGTGCTGGCCTCCGGCGCGTGGAGCGGGGAGGGCGGCCTGCTGCCCGAACATCTCGCCCTGCCGGTGCGACCGCTCAAGGGCCAGTCGATGGCCCTGCGCACCACCGCGCGCACCGGCACGCTCAGCCGGATGATCTGGACCGAGCAGGTCCACATGGCGCCCAAGAGCGACGGCCAGCTGATCGTCGGCGCAACGGTCGAGGATTGCGGCTTCCGGTCGGGCATCACCGCCGGCGGCCTCTTCGCCCTGCTCGAGGGCGCGCGCCGGGTGCTGCCCGGCATCGAGGAGATGGAGGTCGAGGCCGTGTGGGGCGGCTACCGTCCGACCTCGGACGACGACGCGCCGATCATCGACACGCTCGCACCGGGCCTCCTCGTCGCCACCGGCCATCACCGCAACGGCTACCTGCTCGCCCCCGTGACGGCCGAGGCGGTCGCCGAACTCGTCACACGCGGCGCGCTGCCGGAGATCGCACAGCCGTTCACTCGGGCGCGCTTCGACCGACGCGAACCCACGAGGGCCTCGGCATGA
- a CDS encoding glycosyltransferase produces MIVKNESHVIRRCLDSVRSVIDHWIIVDTGSTDGTQDVIRAAMADMPGTLVERPWVDFAFNRTEALKLARPHAAYSLIIDADDQLIIPNDFSMPKLIAAGYMMTILDENTEYWRIQLVKNNKNWRYRGVVHEFLECQKDPPTPKLPLAMRRGDDGARHRDRSSERRDLAVLERALAAEKDPFMIARYTFYLARSYRDVGEDLKALDCYLKRSSLGYWKEEVYISLLNAAWLMEKLNEPAEKVLKLYDRMIPVCPARAEARHSASQYCRRKEKFAAGYRYAESGLSLKAPKEGIAIMPWVYDFGLLEEFSIHAYHTAQHKACAAACLKILDLPEVPDEVLTRTAALANAVLVKMAESVPGSG; encoded by the coding sequence ATGATCGTCAAGAATGAGTCTCACGTTATTCGCAGGTGTCTTGATTCTGTGAGATCCGTTATTGACCATTGGATCATTGTCGATACCGGCTCGACGGATGGAACACAGGATGTCATCCGCGCAGCGATGGCAGACATGCCCGGTACGCTTGTGGAGAGACCCTGGGTCGATTTCGCCTTCAACCGCACCGAGGCTTTAAAATTAGCGCGCCCGCACGCCGCATATAGTTTGATCATCGATGCCGACGATCAATTGATAATTCCCAATGATTTCTCGATGCCGAAGCTCATTGCGGCAGGGTACATGATGACGATTTTGGATGAAAATACAGAATACTGGCGTATACAACTGGTTAAAAATAATAAAAATTGGCGCTATCGAGGCGTCGTGCATGAATTTCTGGAGTGCCAAAAGGACCCGCCAACACCCAAGCTGCCGCTTGCCATGCGTCGCGGCGACGATGGAGCTCGTCATCGCGATCGGTCGTCGGAACGACGAGATTTGGCGGTTCTGGAAAGAGCGTTAGCTGCTGAAAAAGACCCATTCATGATCGCGCGATACACGTTCTATCTCGCGCGATCTTATCGCGATGTCGGCGAAGATCTCAAGGCACTGGATTGTTATCTGAAGCGAAGCAGCCTCGGGTATTGGAAGGAAGAAGTATACATCAGTTTATTGAACGCTGCCTGGCTCATGGAGAAATTGAATGAGCCCGCGGAAAAAGTCCTGAAGCTGTACGATCGCATGATTCCCGTCTGTCCGGCACGGGCTGAGGCACGCCACAGCGCTAGCCAATACTGCAGACGCAAGGAGAAGTTTGCGGCGGGATACCGGTATGCGGAGTCCGGACTGTCCCTCAAGGCGCCAAAAGAAGGCATCGCAATAATGCCCTGGGTTTACGATTTTGGATTGCTGGAAGAATTTTCAATTCACGCTTATCACACGGCGCAACACAAGGCCTGCGCGGCGGCGTGCCTGAAAATACTCGACCTGCCGGAAGTTCCAGACGAGGTTCTCACCCGGACCGCAGCCTTGGCGAACGCAGTTCTAGTCAAGATGGCCGAGTCGGTGCCTGGATCGGGATAA
- the thiS gene encoding sulfur carrier protein ThiS has product MKLLVNGEMRDLAVETIAALFRAEADETGIESPQGIAIALNGRVLRRRDWDETPVAEGDRVEIVRAMQGG; this is encoded by the coding sequence ATGAAGCTTCTGGTGAACGGAGAAATGCGGGATCTCGCGGTCGAGACCATCGCGGCCCTGTTCCGGGCCGAGGCCGACGAGACCGGTATCGAGAGCCCCCAGGGCATCGCCATCGCCCTGAACGGCCGCGTGCTGCGCCGCCGGGACTGGGACGAGACGCCGGTTGCCGAGGGCGACCGGGTCGAGATCGTCCGCGCCATGCAGGGAGGTTGA
- a CDS encoding ATP-binding cassette domain-containing protein: MLRADRSSFGWRWLGRSLALRRGQVARLLIAIAAGYGAGLVFPVATQRIVDAIVAGQADLHLLGLALLALLSIAAEVGLTAFRGRLIIALAVFLDRRISRRVFAHLLRVRIDGAAFKSGEVLNHFQQITKIRDFVLHQIPNTVIDAGGALVAFGLVLYYDVAVGAALAVAAPLIVMIASNQISGIWKSAKAYYQSISVRDGTLAESVNGLATVKSLALEAGRMRRWITVTDNTLAELSGVMDLQRRYGLRSQAVSRAMTLLVIGVGCWRIYGGYLTVGEFLAIQVVAARITGPLLGSADILRMAQEVNVAIREIGGFLSLPREQAGRHPPLRRIGPGGICLDGVSLTYPGAARPALRDLRATLPERGIVAIVGRNGSGKSTLLRILLGLQRDYTGRVEIGGADLRDYDPRWLRGQIGTVDQDTMLFSGSVRENLATQRPDAAAFDAALHFAGLRGLVETLPEGLETSLGEGGRTLSGGQRQRLSIARAVIRNPPVALLDEPTAFLDPEAALALERNLTAWGRERLLILVTHHLAAARQADRILVLDDGRLLGDGRHDDLLRTVPLYAALWEDYTRAVVRSADRAIEPAT; this comes from the coding sequence ATGTTGCGGGCAGACCGATCGTCCTTCGGCTGGCGCTGGCTTGGCCGTTCGCTCGCGTTGCGCCGGGGGCAGGTCGCCCGGCTCCTGATCGCGATCGCGGCGGGATACGGCGCCGGGCTGGTCTTTCCGGTCGCCACCCAGCGCATCGTCGACGCGATCGTGGCCGGGCAGGCCGACCTGCACCTGCTCGGGCTGGCGCTGCTCGCACTCCTGTCGATCGCCGCCGAGGTCGGGCTCACCGCGTTCCGGGGGCGCCTGATCATCGCGCTGGCGGTCTTCCTCGACCGCCGGATCTCCCGCCGCGTCTTCGCCCACCTGCTGCGGGTGCGGATCGACGGTGCCGCCTTTAAGTCCGGCGAGGTCCTGAACCACTTCCAGCAGATCACGAAGATCCGGGACTTCGTCCTGCATCAGATCCCGAACACGGTGATCGATGCCGGCGGCGCGCTCGTCGCCTTCGGCCTGGTCCTCTACTACGACGTCGCGGTCGGGGCGGCGCTCGCGGTGGCGGCGCCGCTGATCGTGATGATCGCGAGCAACCAGATCAGCGGCATCTGGAAATCCGCGAAGGCCTATTACCAGTCGATCAGCGTCCGTGACGGCACACTGGCCGAGAGCGTTAACGGCCTGGCCACCGTGAAGTCGCTCGCCCTCGAAGCCGGGCGGATGCGACGCTGGATTACGGTGACGGACAACACGCTTGCCGAGCTGAGCGGCGTCATGGACCTGCAGCGGCGCTACGGGCTCCGGTCCCAGGCGGTCTCGCGGGCGATGACGCTGCTGGTCATCGGCGTGGGCTGCTGGCGGATCTATGGCGGCTACCTGACCGTCGGCGAGTTTTTGGCGATCCAGGTGGTCGCGGCCCGCATCACCGGCCCGCTTCTCGGCAGCGCCGACATCCTGCGCATGGCCCAGGAGGTGAACGTCGCGATCCGCGAGATCGGCGGCTTCCTCAGCCTGCCGCGCGAGCAGGCCGGCCGCCATCCGCCCCTGCGCCGGATCGGTCCCGGCGGCATCTGCCTCGACGGTGTCTCACTGACCTATCCGGGTGCGGCGCGGCCGGCGCTGCGGGATCTGAGGGCGACCCTGCCGGAGCGCGGCATCGTCGCCATCGTGGGACGCAACGGCTCGGGCAAGTCGACCCTGCTGCGCATCCTGCTCGGCCTGCAGCGCGACTATACCGGCCGGGTCGAGATCGGCGGTGCCGACCTGCGGGATTACGATCCCCGATGGCTGCGCGGTCAGATTGGTACCGTGGATCAGGATACGATGCTGTTCTCCGGCAGCGTGCGGGAAAACCTCGCCACGCAACGACCGGATGCGGCGGCCTTCGATGCAGCCCTGCATTTCGCCGGGCTGCGCGGGCTCGTCGAAACCCTGCCGGAAGGCCTCGAGACGTCCCTGGGCGAGGGCGGCCGGACCCTGTCGGGCGGCCAGCGCCAGCGGCTGTCGATCGCCCGTGCGGTGATCCGCAACCCGCCGGTGGCACTCCTCGACGAGCCGACCGCCTTCCTGGACCCGGAAGCCGCCCTCGCACTGGAGCGCAACCTCACGGCCTGGGGCCGCGAGCGGCTGCTGATCCTCGTCACCCACCATCTCGCCGCGGCGCGCCAGGCCGACCGGATCCTGGTCCTCGACGACGGCCGCCTGCTCGGCGACGGGCGGCACGACGACCTGCTGCGAACCGTGCCGCTCTACGCGGCTTTGTGGGAGGATTACACGCGCGCCGTGGTCAGGAGCGCGGACCGGGCCATCGAGCCGGCCACCTGA
- a CDS encoding transglutaminase family protein — MRIRVVHETIYTYEHPARGLVQVMRLTPRDHDGQYVRTWRIDTSIDGRLTAREDGFGNIVHWFTPDAPADALTIRVTGAVDTEDTHGVVRGTVERLPDEFYLRDTDLCTTSAELQVFAERVATDGDSKPLSVLHRLRDTVPQTVVYEPGPAANGVPAATAFAAGKGICQDLTHVFITAARHLGIPARYVAGYRARGDGQADVEAPHGWAEALVPDLGWVAFDACYQDTPSDGTIRVACGLDYLGAAPIRGSRTGGGTETLDVKLRVEQGRDAAQS; from the coding sequence ATGCGCATCCGCGTGGTCCACGAGACCATCTACACCTACGAGCACCCGGCCCGCGGCCTCGTCCAGGTCATGCGCCTGACGCCGCGGGACCATGACGGGCAATATGTCCGCACCTGGCGGATCGACACCTCCATTGACGGGCGGCTGACCGCCCGCGAGGACGGGTTCGGCAACATCGTCCACTGGTTCACCCCGGACGCGCCGGCCGACGCGCTGACCATCCGGGTCACCGGCGCAGTCGACACCGAGGATACCCACGGGGTTGTCCGCGGCACGGTCGAGCGCTTGCCCGACGAGTTCTACCTGCGGGACACGGATCTCTGCACGACGAGCGCGGAACTGCAGGTCTTCGCCGAGCGGGTCGCCACCGACGGCGACAGCAAGCCGCTCTCGGTGCTGCACCGCCTGCGCGACACCGTTCCTCAGACGGTGGTCTACGAGCCGGGGCCGGCCGCCAACGGCGTGCCCGCCGCCACGGCATTTGCCGCCGGCAAGGGCATCTGCCAGGACCTGACCCACGTCTTCATCACCGCCGCCCGCCACCTCGGCATCCCGGCCCGCTACGTCGCGGGCTACCGCGCCCGGGGCGACGGCCAGGCCGATGTCGAGGCGCCGCACGGCTGGGCCGAGGCGCTGGTGCCGGATCTCGGCTGGGTGGCGTTCGACGCCTGCTACCAGGACACCCCGTCCGACGGCACGATCCGTGTCGCCTGCGGGCTGGATTATCTGGGCGCCGCGCCGATCCGCGGCAGCCGCACCGGTGGCGGAACCGAGACACTGGACGTCAAGCTCCGCGTCGAGCAAGGCAGGGACGCCGCACAGTCCTGA
- a CDS encoding thiazole synthase, protein MDQTVTPLRPETEADHFTIAGAELSSRLFIGTAGYPTQAIMRDAVAASGAEVVTASIRRVSLQGHGSDTVRILKGKRFLPNTAGCETARDAIMTAELAREALDTNWIKVEVIGDRETLYPDVAELIEACRHLVDEGFVVLPYCNDDPVVCQRLEDLGCAAIMPMGSLIGSGMGVANPANIELICRRASVPVIVDAGIGTASDAVIAMELGAAACLINTAIAKADDPVRMARAMGRAVEAGRDAYCAGRIPRRGRADPSSPQLGLVGS, encoded by the coding sequence ATGGACCAGACCGTCACGCCGCTGCGCCCCGAGACCGAGGCGGATCACTTCACCATCGCCGGGGCGGAGCTGTCCTCGCGGCTGTTCATCGGCACGGCCGGCTACCCGACCCAGGCGATCATGCGCGACGCGGTCGCGGCGTCTGGGGCCGAGGTCGTCACCGCCTCGATCCGCCGGGTCTCGCTCCAGGGCCACGGCTCGGACACCGTGCGGATCCTCAAGGGCAAGCGCTTCCTGCCCAACACCGCCGGCTGCGAGACCGCCCGCGACGCGATCATGACCGCCGAGCTCGCCCGGGAGGCTCTGGACACCAACTGGATCAAGGTCGAGGTGATCGGCGACCGGGAGACCCTCTATCCCGATGTGGCCGAGTTGATCGAGGCCTGCCGGCATCTGGTGGACGAGGGCTTCGTGGTCCTGCCCTACTGCAACGACGATCCGGTCGTCTGCCAGCGCCTGGAGGATCTCGGCTGCGCCGCGATCATGCCGATGGGCTCGCTGATCGGCTCCGGCATGGGGGTCGCCAACCCGGCCAATATCGAGCTGATCTGTCGCCGCGCGAGCGTACCGGTGATCGTCGACGCCGGCATCGGCACCGCCTCGGATGCGGTCATCGCCATGGAGCTCGGGGCGGCGGCCTGCCTGATCAACACCGCCATCGCCAAGGCCGACGACCCGGTGCGGATGGCCCGGGCCATGGGCCGCGCGGTCGAGGCCGGGCGCGATGCCTATTGCGCCGGTCGCATCCCCCGCCGCGGCCGGGCCGATCCGTCGAGTCCGCAACTCGGCCTCGTCGGCTCGTGA
- a CDS encoding peptidase, translating into MTYCVGVLVEEGLVMVADTRTNAGLDDISTYRKLHHFNVPGERVMMLASAGNLSITQSVLSLLQEGVPSDDGEPPQKLIEAPTMFQAAQLIGRAIRRVRAIERDGFEAASIRFSISLLFGGQIAGEGMRLFLIYSAGNFIECSTDAPFLQIGEHKYGKPILDRAVKFESDLYDALKVSLVSMDSTMRSNLGVGLPIDIAVARRNGLDLEVNHRIEAGEGYFHDLRERWSAALRAAHRAIPRPPYGPTAK; encoded by the coding sequence ATGACCTACTGCGTCGGTGTCCTCGTCGAGGAGGGGCTCGTGATGGTCGCCGACACCCGCACCAATGCGGGGCTCGACGACATCTCGACCTACCGTAAGCTCCACCACTTCAACGTGCCGGGCGAGCGGGTGATGATGCTGGCCTCGGCCGGCAACCTGTCGATCACCCAGTCGGTCCTGAGCCTGCTTCAGGAAGGTGTGCCCAGCGACGACGGCGAGCCGCCGCAGAAGCTGATCGAGGCGCCCACGATGTTCCAGGCGGCGCAGCTCATCGGGCGCGCCATCCGGCGGGTGCGGGCGATCGAGCGGGACGGGTTCGAGGCGGCCAGCATCCGGTTCTCGATCTCGCTGCTGTTCGGCGGCCAGATCGCCGGCGAGGGCATGCGGCTGTTCCTGATCTACTCGGCCGGCAACTTCATCGAGTGCAGCACCGACGCGCCCTTCCTCCAGATCGGCGAGCACAAGTACGGCAAGCCGATCCTCGACCGGGCGGTGAAGTTCGAGAGCGACCTCTACGACGCCCTCAAGGTCAGCCTCGTCTCGATGGATTCGACCATGCGGTCGAATCTCGGCGTCGGCCTGCCGATCGACATCGCGGTCGCCCGCCGCAACGGCCTCGACCTCGAGGTGAACCACCGGATCGAGGCCGGCGAGGGATATTTCCACGACCTGCGCGAGCGCTGGTCGGCCGCGCTCCGGGCCGCCCACAGGGCGATCCCGCGCCCGCCCTACGGCCCGACGGCCAAATAG
- a CDS encoding circularly permuted type 2 ATP-grasp protein, with translation MALTAFDEMNGIGNGAADPAAVRDAYGKLKTWLETTPPEHFNTRRSQAELLFRRIGITFAVYGDNESTERLIPFDIIPRVITKPEWDFLERGLKQRVTAINLFLKDVYGAQECIKAGIIPADLVYRNAHYRMEMRSFRVPHDLYVHVAGIDIVRTGEKDFFVLEDNARIPSGVSYMLENREVMLRLFPDLFSKHRVAPVENYPDALLATLRSLAPGSTTRDPTVVLLTPGRYNSAFYEHSFLADKLGVELVEASDLFTKDDVVYMRTTEGPRRVDVIYRRLDDDFLDPLVFRPDSVLGVPGLMNAYERGSVTLANAVGTGISDDKAVYSYMPEIVKFFTGEEPILHNVPTYRCREKESFAYVMDNLSQLVVKEVNGSGGYGMLVGPHASKREIDDFAKKLKHAPDGFIAQPTLSLSTCPTFVASGVAPRHVDLRPFVLNGADQIRIVPGGLTRVALKEGSLVVNSSQGGGTKDTWVLDA, from the coding sequence ATGGCGTTGACGGCCTTCGACGAGATGAACGGGATCGGCAACGGCGCCGCCGACCCGGCCGCCGTCCGCGACGCCTATGGCAAGCTGAAGACCTGGCTCGAGACCACGCCGCCCGAGCATTTCAACACCCGCCGCAGCCAGGCCGAGTTGCTGTTCCGCCGGATCGGAATCACCTTCGCGGTCTACGGCGACAACGAATCGACCGAGCGGCTGATCCCGTTCGACATCATCCCGCGGGTGATCACCAAGCCGGAGTGGGATTTCCTCGAGCGCGGGCTGAAGCAGCGGGTGACCGCGATCAACCTGTTCCTGAAGGACGTCTACGGCGCGCAGGAATGCATCAAGGCCGGCATCATCCCGGCCGACCTCGTCTACCGCAACGCCCATTACCGGATGGAGATGCGCTCGTTCCGGGTCCCGCACGACCTCTACGTCCACGTCGCCGGCATCGACATCGTCCGCACCGGCGAGAAGGACTTCTTCGTCCTGGAGGACAATGCCCGGATCCCGTCCGGCGTGTCCTACATGCTGGAGAACCGGGAGGTGATGCTGCGGCTGTTCCCGGACCTGTTCTCCAAGCACCGGGTCGCGCCGGTCGAGAACTACCCGGACGCCCTGCTGGCGACCCTGCGCAGCCTCGCACCGGGCTCCACCACGCGCGACCCCACGGTGGTGCTGCTGACCCCCGGCCGCTACAACTCGGCCTTCTACGAGCACTCGTTCCTGGCCGACAAGCTCGGTGTCGAGCTGGTGGAGGCGTCCGACCTCTTCACCAAGGACGACGTGGTCTACATGCGCACCACCGAGGGGCCGCGCCGGGTCGACGTCATCTACCGCCGCCTCGACGACGACTTCCTGGATCCCCTGGTGTTCCGCCCCGATTCGGTCCTCGGCGTGCCGGGCCTGATGAACGCCTACGAGCGCGGCTCCGTGACCCTGGCCAACGCCGTGGGCACCGGCATCTCGGACGACAAGGCCGTCTACAGCTACATGCCGGAGATCGTGAAGTTCTTCACCGGCGAGGAGCCGATCCTGCACAACGTGCCGACCTATCGCTGCCGTGAGAAGGAGTCCTTCGCCTACGTGATGGACAACCTGTCCCAGCTGGTGGTGAAGGAGGTCAACGGATCGGGCGGCTACGGCATGCTGGTCGGGCCGCATGCGAGCAAGCGCGAGATCGACGATTTCGCCAAGAAGCTCAAGCATGCCCCGGACGGGTTCATCGCCCAGCCGACCCTGTCGCTCTCGACCTGCCCGACCTTCGTGGCCTCCGGGGTCGCCCCGCGCCACGTCGACCTGCGGCCGTTCGTGCTGAACGGCGCTGACCAGATCCGCATCGTGCCCGGGGGGCTGACCCGCGTCGCGCTGAAAGAGGGGTCCCTGGTTGTCAATTCCAGCCAGGGCGGTGGTACGAAGGATACCTGGGTGCTCGACGCTTAA